A single region of the Streptomyces sp. NBC_00425 genome encodes:
- a CDS encoding MBL fold metallo-hydrolase, with product MIPKAEWDHRDPALTALEPRTRPVAPGEEIFPGVHALALPGHTAGHTGFVIASHGARLLAFGDALLSSLQIRHPEWSAVTDADPAGSGRRRRGLIAELLRPDTLGFGIHFADVVFGRVRPHGAGDGAVWHPL from the coding sequence GTGATCCCCAAGGCCGAGTGGGACCATCGCGACCCCGCGCTCACCGCCCTCGAACCCCGGACGAGGCCGGTGGCCCCCGGCGAGGAGATCTTCCCCGGAGTCCACGCCCTGGCCCTGCCCGGCCACACCGCAGGGCACACCGGCTTCGTGATCGCCTCGCACGGCGCCCGCCTGCTCGCCTTCGGCGACGCCCTGCTCTCCTCGCTCCAGATCCGGCACCCCGAGTGGTCCGCGGTCACCGACGCCGACCCCGCGGGGTCCGGGCGCCGCCGCCGCGGCCTGATCGCCGAGCTCCTGCGCCCGGACACCCTCGGCTTCGGCATCCACTTCGCGGACGTGGTCTTCGGCCGGGTACGGCCACACGGCGCCGGCGACGGCGCGGTCTGGCACCCGCTGTGA
- a CDS encoding phosphatase PAP2 family protein yields MSSRVFSRIKGPKAVLWAAAGVAALGLFVMLEIVARHYGLPGPITSQAREVIFPPKSGGLLYASMALMLVVVDWRQRFIAVGAAIGIDLGFLLVRWAAGIKVTEGHPFGNGALWVTLGCVVVALTRRTGRDRALLLKGAGLALLLMAGRKTGDTWLLITSATRPMVLDQYVAIADHALGNPSWLVGRAVTATGAIGFNVLDFVYGQLPVAAVLVALYQLRNVAAERRFPRHHLVRTFLAIGLLGPGIYMIFPVVGPIFAYGDGTEHWTAVSLWQESHSSVQWAVADLWPTTPPPISPPHPMPFDGVTPRNCMPSLHTAWATAIFIHTRKGPRTLRYAGAFWLVATLAATLGFGFHYGVDILAGVVFTLTIEGALRAHDRGWAQSGIRLVAYGTTVFVALLLSYRYLPLEMAGHPWFYGPLLVLATGSVVYAYLRTTAAWEPKPVLPRQAEPQQHASAVKPL; encoded by the coding sequence ATGTCATCACGGGTGTTCTCGCGAATAAAGGGTCCGAAGGCCGTCCTGTGGGCGGCGGCCGGTGTGGCGGCGCTCGGGCTCTTCGTCATGCTGGAGATCGTCGCGCGGCACTACGGTCTGCCGGGCCCGATCACCAGCCAGGCGCGCGAGGTGATATTCCCGCCCAAATCAGGCGGTCTGCTGTACGCCAGCATGGCGTTGATGCTCGTGGTGGTGGACTGGCGGCAACGGTTCATCGCGGTCGGCGCCGCGATCGGCATCGACCTCGGCTTCCTGCTGGTCCGGTGGGCGGCCGGCATCAAGGTGACGGAGGGCCACCCCTTCGGCAACGGGGCGCTGTGGGTGACCCTCGGCTGTGTGGTCGTCGCGCTCACCCGCCGCACCGGCCGTGACCGCGCCCTGCTGCTGAAGGGCGCCGGGCTGGCCCTGCTGCTGATGGCCGGCCGCAAGACCGGGGACACCTGGCTGCTCATCACCTCCGCGACCCGCCCGATGGTGCTCGACCAGTACGTGGCGATCGCCGATCACGCGTTGGGCAACCCGTCGTGGCTCGTGGGCCGCGCCGTCACGGCCACCGGGGCGATCGGCTTCAACGTCCTCGACTTCGTCTACGGGCAACTGCCGGTGGCCGCGGTCCTCGTGGCGCTGTACCAACTCCGCAACGTCGCGGCCGAACGCCGTTTTCCGCGCCACCATCTGGTGCGCACGTTCCTGGCGATCGGGCTCCTCGGCCCCGGCATCTACATGATCTTCCCGGTGGTCGGACCGATCTTCGCCTACGGCGACGGCACCGAGCACTGGACCGCGGTCAGCCTGTGGCAGGAGTCGCACTCCAGCGTGCAGTGGGCGGTGGCCGATCTGTGGCCGACGACTCCGCCGCCGATCAGCCCTCCGCACCCGATGCCGTTCGACGGGGTCACCCCGCGCAACTGCATGCCCAGCCTGCACACGGCATGGGCCACCGCGATCTTCATCCACACCCGAAAGGGTCCGCGGACGTTGCGCTACGCCGGTGCGTTCTGGCTGGTCGCCACGCTCGCCGCGACGCTGGGATTCGGCTTCCACTACGGCGTGGACATCCTCGCCGGCGTGGTGTTCACCCTCACGATCGAAGGAGCCCTGCGCGCGCACGACCGCGGCTGGGCGCAGTCGGGCATCCGGCTGGTCGCGTACGGCACGACGGTCTTCGTCGCGCTCCTGCTGTCGTACCGCTACCTGCCGCTGGAGATGGCCGGGCATCCGTGGTTCTACGGACCGCTCCTCGTCCTCGCGACGGGCTCGGTCGTCTACGCCTATCTGCGGACCACCGCGGCGTGGGAACCGAAGCCGGTGCTGCCCCGTCAGGCGGAACCACAGCAGCACGCCTCCGCGGTGAAACCGCTGTAG
- a CDS encoding ribosomal maturation YjgA family protein, translated as MTGISETRGTAADPLRIRTAAAGAAVLTVGAGLGLRAVAAGDVAKYGGDALYTVLLLTLVVALAPRVTPLTAAGGALAVSWAVEFLQLSSVPADLSRRSALARLVLGSTFDPPDLLWYAVGAVAGWAVHTALLAGRAGGGPGAG; from the coding sequence GTGACCGGCATCTCGGAGACCCGCGGCACCGCCGCCGACCCGCTGCGGATCCGGACGGCGGCGGCCGGCGCCGCGGTCCTGACCGTCGGCGCGGGGCTCGGGCTCCGGGCCGTGGCCGCCGGTGACGTGGCCAAGTACGGCGGGGACGCGCTGTACACCGTCCTGCTGCTCACGCTCGTCGTCGCCCTCGCGCCGCGGGTGACGCCCCTGACGGCCGCCGGCGGCGCGCTGGCCGTCAGTTGGGCCGTCGAGTTCCTCCAGCTCAGCTCCGTGCCGGCGGACCTCTCCCGGCGCAGCGCCCTCGCCCGCCTCGTGCTCGGCTCCACCTTCGATCCCCCGGACCTGCTCTGGTACGCGGTCGGCGCGGTGGCCGGCTGGGCCGTCCACACCGCGCTGCTCGCCGGCCGCGCGGGCGGAGGCCCCGGGGCCGGCTGA